The Thermosynechococcus sp. HN-54 DNA segment AGTCCGGGGTGCACTGGAGTTGGGGCAACCGCCAAAAACAAGGCCGCAAGGCCTTTGTCCAAGAACTCTCGGCAGAGGGCAGTGATGAGCAAAAGGCTCGCCGCCTGTGGGAGTTGAGCGAAAAACTGGTGGGTTTGGCCTAAAAGTTAACACCTTCTTCCATTCCTCTGGCTGAGCTTGCCGCTATCGTGGAAGTGATCCTTGCCATTGCAGGATGGATGTATGTCACAGCAAGATTTTGGCGTCATTGGCCTTGCCGTCATGGGGGAAAACCTTGCCCTCAATGTGGAGCGCAATGGCTTCTCAGTGGCGGTCTATAACCGCACCCCCGCCCGCACCGAGGCTTTTATGGCGGAACGAGCCGCAGGCCGTCGCTTCAAGGCCACCTATAGTCTTGAGGAATTTGTGGCGTCACTGTCGCGTCCGCGGCGGATTTTGGCGATGGTCAAAGCCGGCCAGCCGGTGGATGACCTGATCCAGCAACTCAAACCGCTCCTTGAGCCGGGGGACATTCTCATTGATGGTGGCAACTCCCTCTACACTGATACAGAGCGGCGGGTGGCAGAGATGGAGGCGGCAGGGCTGTGCTTCTTTGGTATGGGGGTCAGCGGTGGTGAAGAAGGTGCCCTCAATGGCCCAAGTCTGATGCCCGGTGGCAGTCGTGAGGCCTATCAAGCTTTAGAACCCATCCTCACAAAAATTGCAGCGCAAGTGGACGATGGCCCCTGTGTCACCTACATTGGGCCGGGGGGATCGGGGCACTTTGTGAAGATGGTGCACAATGGCATTGAGTATGGTGATATGCAGCTCATTGCTGAAGCCTATGACCTACTGAAAAACCTCCTTGGCCTCAATCACCAGCAGCTCCATGAGGTCTTCCAAAGCTGGAATGCAACCCCTGAACTCAACTCATTTTTGATTGAAATTACCAGTCAGATTTTCACCTATATTGACCCCGAAACCCACTTGCCCCTAGTGGATGTGATTGTGGATGCGGCAGGTCAAAAGGGAACCGGGCGCTGGACGGTGGAAAGTGCCCTTGAAATGGGGGTGGCGATTCCAACAATTACTGCTGCTGTGAATGCTCGCATTATGTCCTCCCTCAAAGCGGAACGGATGGCGGCAGCCCAGGTCCTCCCCGGACCGGTGGCTCACTTTAGCGGCAATCGGGAAGACTTTATCAACAAAATTCGCGATGCCCTCTACTGCTCCAAGATCTGCTCCTATGCCCAAGGCATGGCTCTGATTGCCAAAGGCTCCCAAGAACTGTTTGATAACCAACTCAACCTGAGTGAGATTGCCCGCATTTGGAAGGGGGGCTGCATTATTCGCGCTGGCTTCCTGAATAAAATTAAGCAGGCCTATAGCGAAAATCCCCAACTGGCCAATTTACTGCTGGCGCCGGAGTTTCGCCAAACCATTCTCGATAAACAGGCGGCGTGGCGGGAGGTTCTCGTAGAAGCAACCCGTGCGGGAATTGCGGTACCGGCCTTTGGAGCATCGTTGGAGTACTTCGATAGTTATCGGCGCGATCGCCTGCCGCAAAATCTGACGCAAGCGCAACGGGACTTCTTTGGTGCCCACACCTACGAGCGCATTGATAAGCCGGGAACTTTTCATACCGAGTGGGTGCCGATTCGGGAGGCGGGGAAGGCCTCTGTTTGAGAGGCATGGCTGAAGTGAAATCAGCTCTGTGCTAAGGGGGCGGTGCTTTAGATTATTTTAAGAATGAGGCGAGTCATGCCCTTCTGCGGGGGCGATCGCCCGCTAGCAGTCTGCACCTTGGGGAGGCCAAGAACCCTTGCATCCGTTTATCCGACTCCTGCGCCACAGCCAACGCTACCAACGCCAAGTTTGGCAAGCCTCCCTCTGCTCTGTGCTCAACAAAATTTTTGACCTCGCTCCTCCCGTCTTGATTGGGATTGCCGTGGATTTGGTGGTGAAGCGGCAGGATTCTCTCTTCGCCCGCTGGGGGCTGGCGACCTTTGAGCAGCAATTGTTGGCCTTGGCGGGGCTGTCGTTTGTGATTTGGAGCTTGGAATCGCTCTTTGAGTATGCCTATGCCCGCAGTTGGCGCAACCTAGCCCAGCAGATTCAACACGACTTGCGCCTTGAGACCTATGCCCATGTCCAAGAGATGGATTTGGCCTTTTTTGAGGAGCGCAGCAGTGGCGTGTTGCTCTCGATTCTCAACGATGACATTAACCAACTAGAGCGATTTCTAGATGGCGGTGCCAACGAAATTTTGCAAGTGACGACCACCGTTCTCGTCATTGGTGGTATTTTCTTCTACCTAGCGCCCAATGTGGCGATCTGGGGCATGCTGCCGATGCCCTTTATTCTTTGGGGATCCGTGCTTTTTCAGCGGCGACTGGCGCCTCGCTATGCGGATGTGCGGGAAAAGGCGGGACTCCTCAATGAACGCTTGGCCAACAACATCACGGGCATTCAAACGATCAAAAGCTTTACTGCGGAAGCCTACGAATTGGAGCGTCTGCGCTGGGATAGTGACGCCTACCAACAGAGCAATCGTCGTGCGATTCGCCTCAGTGCTGCCTACATTCCCCTGATTCGCTTTGTGATTTTATTTGGCTTTACGGGCACCTTGGTGCTGGGAGGCTTTGCGGCTTTTCAGGGACGCTTGGATGTGGGTGCCTATAGCACAATGGTCTATCTCATTCAACGCTTGCTCTGGCCCTTGACCCGTTTGGGGGAAACCCTCGATCAGTATCAGCGCGCCATGGCCTCAACGCAGCGGGTGCTAAATTTGCTGGAAACGCCAGTCACGATCTGTACGGGCGATCGCCCCCTTGATCCGCGCCATGTCAAAGGGGAGGTGCGCTTTGAATCCGTCAGCTTTGCCTATGCTGGCCGTGCCCCCGTGCTGAAAAATGTCAGTTTGCATGTGCCTGCGGGTCAGACAATCGCCATTGTCGGCTCTACGGGATCCGGCAAAAGTACCCTTGTGAAATTGTTACTGCGGTTCTATGAGGTACAGCAGGGGCGCATCCTCATTGATGGGGTAGATATTCGCGAGTATCGGCTGCGGGATTTGCGCGGCGTCATTGGTTGGGTGAGTCAAGATGTCTTTCTGTTCCATGGCACCGTCTTTGAAAACATTGCCTATGGCAGTCCGGAAGCAACCCTTGCCGACGTTATCCACGCGGCAAAACTGGCTGAAGCCCATGACTTCATTGAGCAACTCCCCCAAGGTTATGACACGGTGGTGGGTGAACGCGGACAAAAACTCTCCGGCGGTCAGCGGCAGCGGCTGGCGATCGCCCGCACGATTCTCAAAGACCCACCCATTCTGGTGCTCGATGAGGCCACCTCGGCGGTAGATAATGAAACCGAAGCCGCCATCCAGCGATCGCTAGCGCACATTACCGCCCATCGCACCACCATTGCCATTGCCCACCGCCTCTCGACCATTCGCCACGCCGACTGCATTTACGTTCTAGAGCACGGCGAAATCGTTGAACAGGGAACGCACGAGGCACTCTTGGCGCAGCAGGGCGTCTATTATGGCCTCTGGCAAGTACAAGCTGGCCAGCTCCTCCCTGAAGATTAGGGCGTGAGGTGATAGCGTGCCCGCTCCGCCGCTGTCTTTTCGCGATCTAGTTTCAAGATCAGCACTGCCAAGGGGGGCAAACACAGATCAAGGGAGTAGCGACGGTTGTGGTAAGGCCATTCATCAGCCCATTTACCGCCCAAGTTGCCCATATTGCTACCGCCATACTCGCGGGCATCACTGTTAAACAATTCCCTATAGAAACCATGCTCCGGCACACCAATGCGGTAGTGGCTATGGGGCTGTGGCGTAAAGTTACAGACGACAACGACAAAATCTTGGTAGTCCTTGTCCCAACGGATGAAGGACACGACACTGTGGCGGTTGTCACTACAATCAATCCACTCAAAGCCCTCCGATTTGAAATCTTGGGTATAGAGGGCAGGTTGTGAACGATAGAGGCGGTTCAGATCCTCAAAGAAGCGTTTGGTTTGCTGGTGGGGTTCGTATTGCAGCAGGTGCCACTCTAAATCACTCCAGACATTCCACTCGCTCCATTGGGCAAACTCCATCCCCATGAACATTGTTTTCTTGCCGGGATGGGTGAACATGTAGGCAAATAAACAGCGCAGATTGGCGAATTTCTGCCAGCGATCGCCCGGCATTTTGCCAATGATGTTACTCTTGCCATGTACCACCTCATCGTGGGAGAGCGCCAGCATGAAGTTTTCACTGTGGTGGTACCACATACTAAACGTGACATTGTTTTGGTGGAACTGGCGGAACCACGGATCCATGCTGAAGTAGTCAAGAATATCGTGCATCCAACCCATATTCCACTTCAGGTTGAAGCCTAATCCCCCCATGTAGGTGGGCCAAGAGACCATCGGCCAAGCCGTTGACTCCTCAGCGATCGAGAGAATTCCCGGAAAGTAGCTAAAGATCACGTGGTTGACTTGGCGCAGGAAGTTGGCCGCCTCCAAATTCTCGCGTCCCCCATATTCATTAGGAATCCACTCGCCCTCCTTGCGGGCATAGTCAAGATAGAGCATCGAGGCCACGGCATCTACGCGAATGCCATCAATGTGGTACTTGTCAAACCAAAAGAGGGCATTGGCCACGAGAAAATTGCGCACCTCATGGCGACCGTAGTTAAAGACAAGGGTGCCCCATTCCTTGTGTTCGCCCTTACGCGGATCCGCATGCTCATAGAGGTGGGTACCATCAAAGAACGCCAGCCCATGGCCATCCTTGGGAAAGTGCCCCGGCACCCAATCAACAATGACGCCAATACCGTTTTGGTGGCACTGATCTACGAAATACATGAAGTCTTGGGGACTGCCATAGCGAGAGGTGGGGGCGTAGTAGCCAGTGACTTGATAGCCCCAAGAGCCATCAAAGGGATGCTCAGCAATGGGCAAGAGTTCGATGTGGGTGTAGCCCAGTTCTTTAACGTAGGGAATCAGTTTGGCCGCGAGTTCGCGATAGGTGAGAAAGCGTGCCCAAGGCTTGAGTTCTGCCACCTGCACGGGTTCTTGGGGTTTACCATCGGCACCAATGGGCGGATCGTCCATCGAGGCATGGAGCCACGATCCTAAATGCACTTCAAAGACGGAAATTGGTTGCGTCAGCGGGTCAGTGTGCCGCCGTTTTTCCAGCCAGTCATTATCACCCCATTCGTAGCTATTGAGATCGGTAACAATGGAAGCAGTCTTGGGTCGCGGTTCTTGGTAGAAGCCGTAGGGATCTGATTTTTCGTAGATGTGGCCGTCTTGGTTCTTAATTTCGTACTTGTAGTGCTCGCCCACACCTAAGCCGGGGATAAAGAGTTCCCAGATGCCATTGCCGCGCCGTGCCATTTGGTGCTTGCGGCCATCCCAGTGGTTAAAGTTGCCAATGACAGAGACATTGCGGGCATTGGGTGCCCAGACGGCAAAATACACTCCTGCAACGCCATCGACTGTGAGCAGGTGTGCCCCAAGTTTTTCATAAATGCGGTGGTGATTGCCCTCGGCAAAGAGGTGGATGTCAAAATCGGTGAGTTTGGAAGAGCGAAACGCGTAGGGATCGTAGATCACCCGCTCGTGGCCATTTTCATAAATTTTCAGTTGATAATTATTCAGTTGGGGCAAGGGAATACGGCATTCAAAAAAGTGGGGGTGATGAACCGGCGTCATCGGATACTCTTGTCGCTGCTCTGGACAGAGGACACTCACCCGTTCGGCATTTGGTAAATAGGCGCGTACCGCCCACACGGATTGGCCATTTTCATGAATCTGGTGACATCCCAAAATTTCAAAGGGGTCATGGTGCCGGTTGGAAACAATGCGGTCAATCTGTTCGGGCGAAACGGTCATATTTTTATACTTTCGTAAAATATGGGGACAATACTATAGAAAAGTTAACAATCAGAATGCTCCCCTTGACAAGGGCATAGAAGCTATTTCTCTGGTTTCTCTTGATCGGCGGCGTGGGCTAGGAGTCCTTTGAGTAGCTCTGGCAATAGGCTCGGTCCTTGGTAAATCCAACCAGTGTAGAGTTGCACCAGTGTCGCACCGGCCGCTAGTTTTTCGATGACATCCTCTGGCGTGAAAATCCCCCCCACCCCAATAATCGGCAGAGTGCCGTGGGTCTGTTCGTGGATAAAGCGAATGACAGCAGTCGCGCGATCGCGCAAGGGTGCCCCACTGAGACCGCCGGCCTCATCTGCGGGCGATCGCCCCGTTTGGGGAATGATCCGGGTCTTTAATCCTTCCCGTGCCACGGTGGTGTTGGTGGCGACAATTCCCGACAATTCATAGGTTTGAATCAGATCAAGAATGGCGGCAATCTGCTCCCAACTCAAGTCCGGCGCAATTTTCAGGAGCAGGGGTTTGCGGGGGGTATTCGCCGCTTGTAGTGCCTCCAGAATCGGTGCCAGTTGTGCCTTGGCTTGGAGATCCCGCAATCCCGGTGTGTTGGGAGAACTCACGTTGATTACAAAATAATCCCCTAAGGGATGGAGTCGGCGAAAGCTGGCCAGATAGTCCTCTTTGGCAGATTCCAAGGGGGTAATTTTTGACTTGCCTAAGTTAATCCCAATGGGAATCCTAGGGCGGGGCGATCGCTCCAAAAGGGCAGCCATGGCTTCTGCCCCAGCATTATTAAACCCCATGCGATTGATGGCAGCGCGATCGGCCGGTAGGCGAAAAAGGCGCGGACGCGGATTTCCCGCTTGTGGCTGCCAAGTGACGGTGCCCAACTCCGCAAAGCCAAAACCAAAGGCCGACCAGACACTACGGGCGACCCCATTCTTATCAAATCCTGCCGCCAAACCAATGGGATTGGGAAAGCGGAGTCCCCACACCTGCCGTTCTAAACGCGGATCTGAAAGGGCATACCGTTGCTGAAGTTGCTGCCGCAGCCAAGTGCTCAGGGCACGATCCTGATTGAGCCACCCACAGAGGGAGATAAACTGCTGGTGCAAAAATTCTGGATCCGCCTGCAACCCAGAAAAAAGAAGTGGCCGCAGCAGGTGCCGATAGGGATCAATGGCCATCCAGACTGCCATTCCCCCACCTAAAGGGGTTAATGGTCAACACTGTGACCCTAGTCCAGATAGCCCATAAGGACGGGTGAATCATCAATGATATTGGAAGCCACAGGACGTTCCCCAGCGGAATAATAGGTTTCAGCAATGTGCAGACCGCTGGTGGTAATCGGACGAATACCCATCCAATTCACTGTTTCGACAATTTCAAAGTCATCGGCAGCCACGGGGCGCACCCCCATGATGTTCAGGGTTTCAACCACACGGAAATTGGTCGCCACAATGGGGCGAATACCCGCAGAGTTGATGCTGTCGTAGATTTGTAGGCCACTGCTGAGCACAGGACGCTCGCCGGCATCTTTGATCATGTGCACCACTTGCACGGGACTGGCTTCAATGGGACGCAAGCCGGCACTATTAAAGGTTTGCCACACCACGATGTCACTAGCTGTAGTCGTGCCTGCGGGGGCAAGAGCGGTTTTTTCAGCCAAGGAGACCATTTGACCGCTATTTTCTTTGGCGGGCGGGTTGCTGCGACGGGCGGGACGGGCAGCTTTAGCTGTGGGTTCTTCAGGGGGTGGGGTTTGAGGCGTTTCAGTCATGGCGATCGCTCCTAATGCAATAATTCAATCCTACAGGTGAATTTGTATGCAAGCATTCTATATCCCTAGTCCTTAGATCATAGCAGCCCAAGAGGGGTGCCAGTGGTTTGAGAGATCCCTTTCGGCGCAGGAACAGTTGGCTTTTCAAGCGTGCAGCAGGGGCATCATGTCGCTGGGTGCCCCTTGGCCAATCACTTTGCCGCGCTCAAGAACAATGGCACCATCCGCTTGCGCCAGTTCATCGAGACGATGGGTGACCCACAGCGCGGTGATCCCTTGGGTGTTGACCAGTTGCCGCACGTAGCCCAAGAGTTCCCGCTGACTATCGGGGTCAAGGAGTGCCGTGGGTTCATCGAGCAATAGCACCCGACAGTGGCGAGCGATCGCCCCGGCAATGGCCACCCGTTGTTTTTGACCACCACTGAGGGCATAGATGGGACGGCGTTCTAGACCCTGTAAATTCACCGCTTGCAGGGCTGCACTCACGCGCTCGCGCACCTGCCAATAGTTAAGAGCCTCACCATTGAGACTAAAGGCAATATCGGCACCGACACTGGGCATCACCAGTTGGTGATCGGGATTTTGAAAGACAAAACCAAGGGGTTGCTCCACATAGACCTCGCCACTTTGAGGTTGCAAAAGCCCCCCCAAAATACGGACCAACGTTGATTTGCCACTGCCATTGCGGCCAAGGAGCATCCACAGTTGCCCTTTGGGAATGTCCAGTGAGACCCGATCTAGAACCAACGCCTCTGGCGACCAGCCAAAAGAAACATCTTTGAGATGAATGGCCGCAGGGATTGCCGCCATGGGTTTTTGGACAATGCTCATGTTTTTCGGTAGGGTGAGGATGACCCCCAATTGGGTTGTCGTGCACCAAGTAAGGGAGCGGCTATGCAAGAGGGATTATACATTGTCCTCATTAGTATTCATGGTTTGATTCGGGGCGATCGCCTTGAACTGGGGCGAGATGCCGATACGGGAGGACAAACCCGCTATGTGGTCGAACTGGCCAAAACCCTTGCAGCCCATCCCCGTGTTGCCCAGGTGGATTTGGTCACTCGTCTGATTGCCGATGCCAAGGTCAGTCCCGACTACGCCCAGCCCATTGAGCGAATTGGCGATCGCGCCCGCATTGTCCGTCTGGCCTGTGGCCCTCGCCGCTATTTGCGCAAGGAGGTTCTTTGGCCCTATTTAGACGTATTTGCCGATGAACTGTTGCGCCACCTCCGCCAAAGTGGCCGCATGCCCGATGTCATTCATAGTCACTATGCCGATGCCGGTTATGTGGGCTGCCGCGTTGCCGGTTGGTTGGGGGTTCCCCTTGTGCACACAGGGCATTCCCTCGGACGGGTCAAACGCCAGCGACTTCTTGCCCAGGGCAGTAAGCCCGATGCCATTGAGGAGCAGTTTCACTTTACGACTCGCATTGAAGCCGAGGAGCAAACCCTTGCCAGTGCGGCACTGATTATTGCCAGTACCCATCAGGAGGTCGAAGAGCAGTATCGCCTCTACGATCAGTACGACCCGGCGCGGATGGCGGTGATTCTACCGGGGGTAGATACCAGCCGTTTCTATCCAGCCCCTGTGCCAGCGGATTTGCCTTTTCGCAAGGAATTGCGTCGCTTTTTAGTGGAACCGGAAAAACCCTTTATCTTTTGCCTCTCCCGACCGGTACCGCGCAAGAATGTGGCTGCCCTGCTCAATGTCTATGGCACGGATCCCCTGTTGCAGGAGCGAGCCAATCTGGTCTTGGTGCTCGGCAATCGCACTGATATTAGCAAGATGGAGGCCAGCCCTCGCCAAGTATTGACGGAACTCTTTTTGCTGGTCGATCGCTATGACCTCTACGGCAAAGTGGCCTACCCCAAAACCCACACCAGCGATGAAGTCCCGGATTTTTACCGTTTAGCCGCCCAGCAACGGGGGGTCTTTATCAATCCGGCCCTGACCGAACCCTTTGGCCTCACCCTCATCGAAGCTGCCGCCTGTGGCTTGCCGATTTTGGCCACCGCAGATGGAGGGCCGCAGGAGATTATCCGCCACTGTTGTAATGGGTTGCTCTTTGATGCCCTTGATCTAGAAGCCATTCGCAGCGCCCTGCATCAAGCCTTTCAAAGTGATAGCCAATGGCAGACTTGGGCAGACAATGGCCTTAAGGGGGTACACGCCCACTACTCTTGGCGCAGTCATGTGGAGATGTATCTACAGGCTCTCGATCAACTAGCGGAAAAATCCGTGTTGCCAGTGTTGAGTCTGCAACGCCAACCCAGCCAGTACCAAGGCAATAGGCTGCCAACCACCTTGACACGGAATCGCCTGCTGACGCTTGAGTGCCTGTTAATTAGTGATATTGACAATACCTTGATTGGCGATCGCGCGGCCCTTGAGCAACTCTTAGATCTGCTGCAACGCCGGCCAGAAATGGGCTTTGGGGTGGCGACGGGGCGTCACTTGGCACTCACCCTTGAAGTCCTAAATGAATGGGGAGTGCCCATCCCTGATGTCTTAATTACCTCTGTGGGAAGTGAAATTTACTATGGCCCCCATCTTGTTCCCGACACCAGTTGGCAGCAGCATATTAGCTATCGCTGGGAACCTCAACGGGTCAGAGAGACTCTTGCTGATGTCGCCGGCCTGACGCTGCAACCTCCTGAAAATCAACGCTCCCACAAAATTAGCTATAACGTTGACACCACAGTTCTCCCTAGCATTACACCGGTCTTGCGGTTACTGCGGCAGCAAAAGCTCCATTGTCGTCCCATTTTTTCCCATAATCAGTTTTTGGATATTTTGCCCCTGCGTGCCTCCAAAGGCGATGCCCTGCGCTATCTCGCCCTCAAGTGGGGCTATCCCCTGCAAAAACTCTTGGTGGCTGGGGATTCCGGCAATGACGAGCAA contains these protein-coding regions:
- a CDS encoding HAD-IIB family hydrolase, whose protein sequence is MQEGLYIVLISIHGLIRGDRLELGRDADTGGQTRYVVELAKTLAAHPRVAQVDLVTRLIADAKVSPDYAQPIERIGDRARIVRLACGPRRYLRKEVLWPYLDVFADELLRHLRQSGRMPDVIHSHYADAGYVGCRVAGWLGVPLVHTGHSLGRVKRQRLLAQGSKPDAIEEQFHFTTRIEAEEQTLASAALIIASTHQEVEEQYRLYDQYDPARMAVILPGVDTSRFYPAPVPADLPFRKELRRFLVEPEKPFIFCLSRPVPRKNVAALLNVYGTDPLLQERANLVLVLGNRTDISKMEASPRQVLTELFLLVDRYDLYGKVAYPKTHTSDEVPDFYRLAAQQRGVFINPALTEPFGLTLIEAAACGLPILATADGGPQEIIRHCCNGLLFDALDLEAIRSALHQAFQSDSQWQTWADNGLKGVHAHYSWRSHVEMYLQALDQLAEKSVLPVLSLQRQPSQYQGNRLPTTLTRNRLLTLECLLISDIDNTLIGDRAALEQLLDLLQRRPEMGFGVATGRHLALTLEVLNEWGVPIPDVLITSVGSEIYYGPHLVPDTSWQQHISYRWEPQRVRETLADVAGLTLQPPENQRSHKISYNVDTTVLPSITPVLRLLRQQKLHCRPIFSHNQFLDILPLRASKGDALRYLALKWGYPLQKLLVAGDSGNDEQMLTGNTLAVVVGNHSPELDKLRDRPHIYFAQGHYAQGILEAIEYYGF
- a CDS encoding energy-coupling factor ABC transporter ATP-binding protein, which encodes MSIVQKPMAAIPAAIHLKDVSFGWSPEALVLDRVSLDIPKGQLWMLLGRNGSGKSTLVRILGGLLQPQSGEVYVEQPLGFVFQNPDHQLVMPSVGADIAFSLNGEALNYWQVRERVSAALQAVNLQGLERRPIYALSGGQKQRVAIAGAIARHCRVLLLDEPTALLDPDSQRELLGYVRQLVNTQGITALWVTHRLDELAQADGAIVLERGKVIGQGAPSDMMPLLHA
- the glgB gene encoding 1,4-alpha-glucan branching enzyme, with protein sequence MTVSPEQIDRIVSNRHHDPFEILGCHQIHENGQSVWAVRAYLPNAERVSVLCPEQRQEYPMTPVHHPHFFECRIPLPQLNNYQLKIYENGHERVIYDPYAFRSSKLTDFDIHLFAEGNHHRIYEKLGAHLLTVDGVAGVYFAVWAPNARNVSVIGNFNHWDGRKHQMARRGNGIWELFIPGLGVGEHYKYEIKNQDGHIYEKSDPYGFYQEPRPKTASIVTDLNSYEWGDNDWLEKRRHTDPLTQPISVFEVHLGSWLHASMDDPPIGADGKPQEPVQVAELKPWARFLTYRELAAKLIPYVKELGYTHIELLPIAEHPFDGSWGYQVTGYYAPTSRYGSPQDFMYFVDQCHQNGIGVIVDWVPGHFPKDGHGLAFFDGTHLYEHADPRKGEHKEWGTLVFNYGRHEVRNFLVANALFWFDKYHIDGIRVDAVASMLYLDYARKEGEWIPNEYGGRENLEAANFLRQVNHVIFSYFPGILSIAEESTAWPMVSWPTYMGGLGFNLKWNMGWMHDILDYFSMDPWFRQFHQNNVTFSMWYHHSENFMLALSHDEVVHGKSNIIGKMPGDRWQKFANLRCLFAYMFTHPGKKTMFMGMEFAQWSEWNVWSDLEWHLLQYEPHQQTKRFFEDLNRLYRSQPALYTQDFKSEGFEWIDCSDNRHSVVSFIRWDKDYQDFVVVVCNFTPQPHSHYRIGVPEHGFYRELFNSDAREYGGSNMGNLGGKWADEWPYHNRRYSLDLCLPPLAVLILKLDREKTAAERARYHLTP
- a CDS encoding ABC transporter ATP-binding protein, whose protein sequence is MHPFIRLLRHSQRYQRQVWQASLCSVLNKIFDLAPPVLIGIAVDLVVKRQDSLFARWGLATFEQQLLALAGLSFVIWSLESLFEYAYARSWRNLAQQIQHDLRLETYAHVQEMDLAFFEERSSGVLLSILNDDINQLERFLDGGANEILQVTTTVLVIGGIFFYLAPNVAIWGMLPMPFILWGSVLFQRRLAPRYADVREKAGLLNERLANNITGIQTIKSFTAEAYELERLRWDSDAYQQSNRRAIRLSAAYIPLIRFVILFGFTGTLVLGGFAAFQGRLDVGAYSTMVYLIQRLLWPLTRLGETLDQYQRAMASTQRVLNLLETPVTICTGDRPLDPRHVKGEVRFESVSFAYAGRAPVLKNVSLHVPAGQTIAIVGSTGSGKSTLVKLLLRFYEVQQGRILIDGVDIREYRLRDLRGVIGWVSQDVFLFHGTVFENIAYGSPEATLADVIHAAKLAEAHDFIEQLPQGYDTVVGERGQKLSGGQRQRLAIARTILKDPPILVLDEATSAVDNETEAAIQRSLAHITAHRTTIAIAHRLSTIRHADCIYVLEHGEIVEQGTHEALLAQQGVYYGLWQVQAGQLLPED
- a CDS encoding quinone-dependent dihydroorotate dehydrogenase — its product is MDPYRHLLRPLLFSGLQADPEFLHQQFISLCGWLNQDRALSTWLRQQLQQRYALSDPRLERQVWGLRFPNPIGLAAGFDKNGVARSVWSAFGFGFAELGTVTWQPQAGNPRPRLFRLPADRAAINRMGFNNAGAEAMAALLERSPRPRIPIGINLGKSKITPLESAKEDYLASFRRLHPLGDYFVINVSSPNTPGLRDLQAKAQLAPILEALQAANTPRKPLLLKIAPDLSWEQIAAILDLIQTYELSGIVATNTTVAREGLKTRIIPQTGRSPADEAGGLSGAPLRDRATAVIRFIHEQTHGTLPIIGVGGIFTPEDVIEKLAAGATLVQLYTGWIYQGPSLLPELLKGLLAHAADQEKPEK
- the gndA gene encoding NADP-dependent phosphogluconate dehydrogenase, yielding MSQQDFGVIGLAVMGENLALNVERNGFSVAVYNRTPARTEAFMAERAAGRRFKATYSLEEFVASLSRPRRILAMVKAGQPVDDLIQQLKPLLEPGDILIDGGNSLYTDTERRVAEMEAAGLCFFGMGVSGGEEGALNGPSLMPGGSREAYQALEPILTKIAAQVDDGPCVTYIGPGGSGHFVKMVHNGIEYGDMQLIAEAYDLLKNLLGLNHQQLHEVFQSWNATPELNSFLIEITSQIFTYIDPETHLPLVDVIVDAAGQKGTGRWTVESALEMGVAIPTITAAVNARIMSSLKAERMAAAQVLPGPVAHFSGNREDFINKIRDALYCSKICSYAQGMALIAKGSQELFDNQLNLSEIARIWKGGCIIRAGFLNKIKQAYSENPQLANLLLAPEFRQTILDKQAAWREVLVEATRAGIAVPAFGASLEYFDSYRRDRLPQNLTQAQRDFFGAHTYERIDKPGTFHTEWVPIREAGKASV